A genomic region of Bactrocera dorsalis isolate Fly_Bdor chromosome 3, ASM2337382v1, whole genome shotgun sequence contains the following coding sequences:
- the LOC105222296 gene encoding fatty acid CoA ligase Acsl3 isoform X1 has product MFIEDDAQMESFWVQSAIGAIKVLAFVCDIITLPVYLVLQRPWKRREESRRVKARVVSSDEHSLTYRTIEPPREVHVKMLQNNIDTLEKMFNYVAKVHSNKRCLGTRQILSEEDEVQPNGRIFKKYNMGEYKWKNFIETDRMATSFGRGLRECGQSARQNIVIFAETRAEWMIAAHGCFKQAMSIVTVYATLGDDGVAHCISETEVTTVITSHELLPKFKQLLDKCPNVNTVIYMEDQLHKTDTTGFKDGVRVLSFSQVVRMGQESKFESVPPKPEDTAIIMYTSGSTGTPKGVLLSHQNCIATMKGFCDVVTVKPDDVLIGFLPLAHVFELLAESVCLITGVPIGYSTPLTLIDTSSKIMRGSKGDATVLRPTCMTSVPLILDRISKGINDKVNSGSAFKKALFKFLYQYKVQWTNRGYQTPLVDKLVFQKVSKLLGGRVRLVLSGGAPLSPDTHEQIKTCLCVEVVQGYGLTETTSGATVMDNRDMTYGRTGAPLTVCDIRLVNWEEGGYRITNKPYPQGEVLIGGDCVSKGYYKLPDKTAEEFFEEDGKHWFKTGDIGEIHPDGVLKIIDRKKDLVKLQAGEYVSLGKVESELKTCPIVENICIYGDPTKQFTVALVVPNHKHLEELAERNSLKSKPFDELCTSPVMEKAVLKELSEHARKCKLQKYEVPAVLTLCKEVWSPDMGLVTAAFKLKRKEIQEKYQQDIKRMYAS; this is encoded by the exons AATGGAAAGCTTCTGGGTGCAGAGCGCGATCGGTGCTATCAAAGTACTCGCTTTTGTGTGTGACATAATCACGTTGCCGGTATATTTGGTGTTGCAGCGACCATGGAAGCGAAGAGAAGAGTCGCGACGCGTCAAG GCGCGTGTTGTCAGTTCCGATGAGCATTCGTTGACCTATCGCACTATTGAACCGCCCCGCGAGGTACACGTGAAGATGCTGCAAAATAACATCGACACACTAGAGAAGATGTTCAACTATGTAGCCAAGGTGCATTCGAACAAACGTTGCCTGGGCACACGTCAGATCCTCAGTGAAGAGGATGAGGTGCAACCGAATGGACGCATCTTCAAGAAGTACAATATGGGCGAGTATAAGTGGAAGAATTTCATTGAGACCGATCGCATGGCTACGTCCTTCGGTCGCGGTCTGCGCGAATGTGGTCAGAGCGCCCGACAGAATATTGTTATCTTTGCGGAGACGCGCGCCGAATGGATGATTGCGGCGCATGGTTGCTTCAAGCAGGCGATGTCAATTGTAACTGTATATGCCACACTAGGAGATGATGGCGTGGCGCATT GCATCAGCGAAACGGAAGTCACCACAGTGATCACGTCGCACGAGCTGTTGCCCAAATTCAAGCAGTTGCTGGATAAATGCCCCAATGTAAACACCGTTATTTACATGGAAGATCAGTTGCATAAGACCGACACAACGGGCTTCAAGGACGGCGTACGCGTACTCTCGTTCTCGCAAGTTGTGCGCATGGGACAGGAGAGCAAGTTTG AAAGCGTTCCACCCAAACCCGAGGACACAGCCATTATTATGTATACTTCCGGCTCGACAGGCACACCGAAGGGCGTGTTATTGTCTCATCAAAATTGTATTGCCACAATGAAAGGTTTCTGTGACGTGGTGACTGTGAAGCCTGACGATGTGCTGATTGG CTTCCTACCGCTGGCGCACGTGTTTGAATTGCTCGCCGAGAGTGTTTGCCTGATTACGGGCGTACCCATTGGCTACTCCACGCCACTGACTCTAATTGACACCAGCAGTAAGATTATGCGCGGCAGCAAAGGTGATGCGACCGTCTTGAGACCCACATGCATGACTTCCGTGCCG TTAATCCTGGACCGCATCTCCAAGGGCATTAACGACAAAGTTAATTCGGGTTCTGCCTTCAAGAAGGCGCTCTTCAAATTTCTGTATCAGTACAAAGTGCAATGGACGAATCGTGGCTATCAGACGCCGTTGGTTGATAA ATTGGTTTTCCAGAAGGTCTCAAAATTGCTTGGTGGCCGCGTGCGTTTGGTGCTCTCCGGCGGTGCGCCACTCTCACCCGATACACATGAACAAATCAAAACATGCTTATGCGTAGAAGTAGTACAAGGTTACGGTCTAACGGAGACTACATCGGGCGCCACGGTTATGGACA ACCGTGATATGACTTATGGTCGCACTGGGGCACCGCTGACCGTCTGCGACATACGTCTAGTCAACTGGGAGGAGGGCGGATATCGCATTACAAATAAACCATATCCACAG GGCGAAGTGCTAATAGGCGGTGATTGTGTATCGAAAGGTTACTACAAATTGCCCGACAAAACCGCTGAGGAATTTTTCGAGGAGGATGGCAAACATTGGTTTAAGACTGGCGACATTGGTGAAATTCATCCAGATGGTGTACTTAAAATCATTG ATCGCAAGAAGGACTTGGTTAAGCTGCAGGCCGGCGAATACGTGTCACTCGGCAAAGTTGAATCCGAACTGAAGACTTGCCCAATTGTGGAGAATATCTGCATTTATGGCGATCCAACCAAACAGTTCACCGTCGCATTGGTGGTACCGAATCACAAACATCTCGAAGAATTGGCCGAACGCAATAGCTTAAAGTCCAAACCTTTCGACGAGTTATGCACGTCCCCCGTTATGGAGAAGGCGGTCCTAAAAGAACTATCCGAACATGCCAGGAAAT GCAAATTGCAAAAGTATGAAGTGCCCGCAGTGCTCACGCTCTGCAAGGAGGTTTGGTCACCTGACATGGGTCTCGTTACAGCCGCTTTTAAGCTGAAACGCAAGGAAATACAAGAAAAATACCAACAAGATATCAAACGCATGTACGCGTCATGA
- the LOC105222296 gene encoding fatty acid CoA ligase Acsl3 isoform X2 codes for MESFWVQSAIGAIKVLAFVCDIITLPVYLVLQRPWKRREESRRVKARVVSSDEHSLTYRTIEPPREVHVKMLQNNIDTLEKMFNYVAKVHSNKRCLGTRQILSEEDEVQPNGRIFKKYNMGEYKWKNFIETDRMATSFGRGLRECGQSARQNIVIFAETRAEWMIAAHGCFKQAMSIVTVYATLGDDGVAHCISETEVTTVITSHELLPKFKQLLDKCPNVNTVIYMEDQLHKTDTTGFKDGVRVLSFSQVVRMGQESKFESVPPKPEDTAIIMYTSGSTGTPKGVLLSHQNCIATMKGFCDVVTVKPDDVLIGFLPLAHVFELLAESVCLITGVPIGYSTPLTLIDTSSKIMRGSKGDATVLRPTCMTSVPLILDRISKGINDKVNSGSAFKKALFKFLYQYKVQWTNRGYQTPLVDKLVFQKVSKLLGGRVRLVLSGGAPLSPDTHEQIKTCLCVEVVQGYGLTETTSGATVMDNRDMTYGRTGAPLTVCDIRLVNWEEGGYRITNKPYPQGEVLIGGDCVSKGYYKLPDKTAEEFFEEDGKHWFKTGDIGEIHPDGVLKIIDRKKDLVKLQAGEYVSLGKVESELKTCPIVENICIYGDPTKQFTVALVVPNHKHLEELAERNSLKSKPFDELCTSPVMEKAVLKELSEHARKCKLQKYEVPAVLTLCKEVWSPDMGLVTAAFKLKRKEIQEKYQQDIKRMYAS; via the exons ATGGAAAGCTTCTGGGTGCAGAGCGCGATCGGTGCTATCAAAGTACTCGCTTTTGTGTGTGACATAATCACGTTGCCGGTATATTTGGTGTTGCAGCGACCATGGAAGCGAAGAGAAGAGTCGCGACGCGTCAAG GCGCGTGTTGTCAGTTCCGATGAGCATTCGTTGACCTATCGCACTATTGAACCGCCCCGCGAGGTACACGTGAAGATGCTGCAAAATAACATCGACACACTAGAGAAGATGTTCAACTATGTAGCCAAGGTGCATTCGAACAAACGTTGCCTGGGCACACGTCAGATCCTCAGTGAAGAGGATGAGGTGCAACCGAATGGACGCATCTTCAAGAAGTACAATATGGGCGAGTATAAGTGGAAGAATTTCATTGAGACCGATCGCATGGCTACGTCCTTCGGTCGCGGTCTGCGCGAATGTGGTCAGAGCGCCCGACAGAATATTGTTATCTTTGCGGAGACGCGCGCCGAATGGATGATTGCGGCGCATGGTTGCTTCAAGCAGGCGATGTCAATTGTAACTGTATATGCCACACTAGGAGATGATGGCGTGGCGCATT GCATCAGCGAAACGGAAGTCACCACAGTGATCACGTCGCACGAGCTGTTGCCCAAATTCAAGCAGTTGCTGGATAAATGCCCCAATGTAAACACCGTTATTTACATGGAAGATCAGTTGCATAAGACCGACACAACGGGCTTCAAGGACGGCGTACGCGTACTCTCGTTCTCGCAAGTTGTGCGCATGGGACAGGAGAGCAAGTTTG AAAGCGTTCCACCCAAACCCGAGGACACAGCCATTATTATGTATACTTCCGGCTCGACAGGCACACCGAAGGGCGTGTTATTGTCTCATCAAAATTGTATTGCCACAATGAAAGGTTTCTGTGACGTGGTGACTGTGAAGCCTGACGATGTGCTGATTGG CTTCCTACCGCTGGCGCACGTGTTTGAATTGCTCGCCGAGAGTGTTTGCCTGATTACGGGCGTACCCATTGGCTACTCCACGCCACTGACTCTAATTGACACCAGCAGTAAGATTATGCGCGGCAGCAAAGGTGATGCGACCGTCTTGAGACCCACATGCATGACTTCCGTGCCG TTAATCCTGGACCGCATCTCCAAGGGCATTAACGACAAAGTTAATTCGGGTTCTGCCTTCAAGAAGGCGCTCTTCAAATTTCTGTATCAGTACAAAGTGCAATGGACGAATCGTGGCTATCAGACGCCGTTGGTTGATAA ATTGGTTTTCCAGAAGGTCTCAAAATTGCTTGGTGGCCGCGTGCGTTTGGTGCTCTCCGGCGGTGCGCCACTCTCACCCGATACACATGAACAAATCAAAACATGCTTATGCGTAGAAGTAGTACAAGGTTACGGTCTAACGGAGACTACATCGGGCGCCACGGTTATGGACA ACCGTGATATGACTTATGGTCGCACTGGGGCACCGCTGACCGTCTGCGACATACGTCTAGTCAACTGGGAGGAGGGCGGATATCGCATTACAAATAAACCATATCCACAG GGCGAAGTGCTAATAGGCGGTGATTGTGTATCGAAAGGTTACTACAAATTGCCCGACAAAACCGCTGAGGAATTTTTCGAGGAGGATGGCAAACATTGGTTTAAGACTGGCGACATTGGTGAAATTCATCCAGATGGTGTACTTAAAATCATTG ATCGCAAGAAGGACTTGGTTAAGCTGCAGGCCGGCGAATACGTGTCACTCGGCAAAGTTGAATCCGAACTGAAGACTTGCCCAATTGTGGAGAATATCTGCATTTATGGCGATCCAACCAAACAGTTCACCGTCGCATTGGTGGTACCGAATCACAAACATCTCGAAGAATTGGCCGAACGCAATAGCTTAAAGTCCAAACCTTTCGACGAGTTATGCACGTCCCCCGTTATGGAGAAGGCGGTCCTAAAAGAACTATCCGAACATGCCAGGAAAT GCAAATTGCAAAAGTATGAAGTGCCCGCAGTGCTCACGCTCTGCAAGGAGGTTTGGTCACCTGACATGGGTCTCGTTACAGCCGCTTTTAAGCTGAAACGCAAGGAAATACAAGAAAAATACCAACAAGATATCAAACGCATGTACGCGTCATGA
- the LOC105222295 gene encoding uncharacterized protein LOC105222295, which produces MPFRRCFAHCPHGSAILYPFPPKTDVARRDLWIRQFGKNPDQFKQKHLYACRKHFSSYMTYGRLLRKNGYPDVNLTTYDKDKPYTQRYSFYKPGGKPDPFWHDNLDDVVAMPPLDYGIDLEYVPVECILPLSNELSHTEDSNSSDDEDIQLKQISNYVDRKRKCILGCAGQRSSHILPSIHNELERRHKWLYLLGKDPALYTQRHVYVCDLHFDIHMVGKSHLIRGAYPNKNLPPPLIKSIPERLEAQTECLQKCSDYKRKFKFPTFDRKRREMWLLKFGRNPAFYTNDIYACDRHFSDEMRVGPYLQSHAVPDQNLALKLLYEDNTGNYAIKTWSLERLQALANATTTSAVKTTTTTTTSLTVTTTNTTHSTTALISPTVTTIATTTTVISPTDTITDSTTTMILPSVTTTTTVSPTVTTTTTVSPTITTTTMISPTVTTVDESAQSKNILGQLKMTVMSTANQTSQTPVEYVKMKTLGVFMQHRDGYVVPLRQILNAVDPLDCRGYLLTENAKSIEPKLTIKVHPIPKEIYEGISEDDTSMPASPTYKDDTVEESDEDATNLKFTHAFDEQQNCGDSLRHEDNDEYSNSLENAQIYNIRRNNYNSGYTTAKKIKFTHAFDEQQNNGDLRGREGNNEYSNSLEDAQIYNIKRNNYDLGYTTAKKIKFTHAFDEQQNNGDLRGREGNNEYSNSLENAQIYNIKRNNYDSSYTTAKKVKFTHAFDEQQNSGDSWRHEDNDEYSNSLENAQIYNIRRNNYNSGYTNPKEVKFTHAVDEQKNNGDLGGQEDNNDYSKSLENAQIFNIKRNNYDSGYTSAKRVKFTHAYDEQHNNCDLGRHKDNNNYSNSLENLKVYNIKRNNYDSSYTATAKKVKSTHVYDEQQNNGELGEQDDHYDYHENNVDVLNNFSGNGVNEANTELAEISDPILDQLAETYPTESFSLLLGQNNTVDKCSTETSSESKTEIVIVSDEPSTAGKLLTGKKTETVNKRVITVQPKQQLHNSKVKTQLKEATVKNGVIKQQPQQQTSLTKAVAFAESWQQVVKTMQKEVSANSTLANMQKQPDAIALAAKKLVEEIKQAGEREKLSIHQKRIAGDLTGTNLKGKQILSTQSASTVATTQVPTKMFNKPAPNAFEITSVEIINSKPPIVVGRNANLEVIPAIQDDPHRAKITSVEIINSKLSTNVANGNTETFSERRTPQILQNRKEIMQMMHRPSAAKATIATTTTASNTMPLTITKPPFKTSAGHAQPESMDDTIEGLLAKAKHILNTKNTAALANTNNDDNDLLKSAEPELHFAPISTTQHAEDDDAVPYCVLKCANFRKIYKFPSPEAQTFQRHFWFIQLGLDIATDWRKTLFICDKHFDDTMLLPPDNTLNEYAYPCQSLLRELNKPTATVGTQTCDDAEEYRQKLFDQIAELKQMLFQQKMEVKRVKVLISLKQEASRLVAEIEEAENAPKLLTIYNKE; this is translated from the exons ATGCCGTTTCGTCGCTGTTTTGCTCATTGTCCTCATGGTAGCGCTATCTTGTATCCATTTCCACCAAAAACTGATGTAGCCAG GCGGGATCTCTGGATACGGCAATTTGGTAAAAATCCAGACCAGTTCAAACAGAAACATCTGTACGCATGCCGGAAACATTTCAGCTCGTATATGACGTATGGTAGACTACTGCGAAAAAACGGCTATCCCGATGTAAATTTGACTACATACGACAAAGATAAGCCTTACACACAAAGATACAGTTTTTACAAACCTGGTGGGAAACCCGATCCGTTTTGGCATGATAATCTCGATGATGTAGTCGCTATGCCACCTTTAGATTATGGCATTGACCTAGAATACGTACCCGTAGAATGTATTTTACCACTTTCCAATGAACTCTCTCACACCGAGGACAGCAATAGTAGCGATGATGAGGATATACAATTAAAACAGATATCAAATTATGTGGATCGTAAACGAAAGTGCATATTAGGATGTGCCGGTCAGCGTTCATCACACATTTTGCCATCTATCCACAACGAATTGGAAAGACGGCATAAATGGCTATACTTGTTGGGAAAAGATCCAGCATTGTACACACAAAGACACGTTTATGTTTGTGATCTACACTTCGATATACATATGGTTGGGAAATCGCATTTAATACGTGGGGCATATCCGAATAAAAACTTGCCACCACCACTAATAAAGTCAATACCGGAAAGATTGGAAGCTCAAACAGAGTGCCTGCAAAAGTGTTCAGACTATAAGCGAAAGTTCAAATTTCCAACGTTCGATCGTAAAAG GCGCGAAATGTGGTTGTTGAAATTTGGCCGTAATCCTGCGTTCTACACGAATGACATCTACGCATGCGATCGTCATTTTAGTGATGAAATGAGAGTTGGCCCCTACTTACAATCACACGCCGTACCAGATCAAAATTTGGCACTCAAACTACTGTACGAGGATAATACTGGTAATTATGCGATTAAAACTTGGTCGCTAGAAAGACTACAAGCTTTAGCAAATGCTACGACGACATCagccgttaaaacaacaacaacgacaacgacaTCACTaactgttacaacaacaaatacaacacatTCAACAACTGCGCTGATTTCACCAACTGTTACAACAATTGCTACAACAACTACAGTAATATCGCCAACCGATACAATAACTGATTCAACAACTACAATGATTTTGCCATCcgttacaacaactacaacagttTCACCAACtgttacaacaactacaacagttTCACCAACTATTACGACAACTACAATGATTTCGCCAACTGTAACAACAGTTGATGAATCAGCACAAAGTAAGAACATTCTTGGCCAACTAAAAATGACCGTTATGTCTACTGCTAATCAAACGTCACAAACACCAGTagaatatgtaaaaatgaaaacattagGTGTATTCATGCAACATAGAGATGGTTATGTGGTGCCTTTGAGACAAATTTTAAATGCAGTTGATCCTTTGGATTGCAGAGGATATCTACTAACGGAAAATGCTAAATCGATTGAACCCAAACTAACTATAAAAGTACATCCAATACCGAAAGAGATCTATGAAGGTATTAGTGAGGATGATACTAGTATGCCAGCAAGTCCCACGTATAAGGACGATACGGTTGAAGAAAGTGACGAGGATGcgacaaatttgaaatttacgCATGCGTTTGATGAACAGCAAAATTGCGGGGATTCATTGAGGCATGAAGACAACGATGAATACAGCAACAGCTTAGAGAATGCACAAATATACAACATTAggcgaaataattataattcgGGCTATACCACGGCGAAAAAGATAAAATTTACGCATGCGTTTGATGAACAGCAAAATAACGGCGATTTACGGGGACGAGAAGGCAACAATGAATATAGCAACAGCTTAGAGGATGCACAAATATACAACATTAAGCGAAATAATTATGATTTGGGCTATACCACGGCGAAAAAGATAAAATTTACGCATGCGTTTGATGAACAGCAAAATAACGGCGATTTACGGGGACGAGAAGGCAACAATGAATATAGCAACAGCTTAGAGAATGCACAAATATACAACATTAAGCGAAATAATTATGATTCGAGCTATACCACGGCGAAGAAGGTGAAATTTACGCATGCGTTTGATGAACAGCAAAATAGCGGGGATTCATGGAGACATGAAGACAACGATGAATACAGCAACAGCTTAGAGAATGCACAAATATACAACATTAggcgaaataattataattcgGGCTATACCAATCCGAAAGAGGTGAAATTTACTCATGCGGTTGATGAACAGAAAAACAACGGGGATTTAGGGGGACAAGAAGACAACAATGATTACAGCAAAAGTTTAGAGAATGCACAAATATTCAACATTAAGCGAAATAATTATGATTCGGGCTATACCTCAGCAAAAAGGGTCAAATTTACGCATGCGTATGATGAACAGCATAATAACTGCGATTTAGGGAGACATAAAGACAACAATAATTACAGCAACAGTTTAGAGAATTTAAAAGTATACAACATTAAGCGAAATAATTATGATTCAAGCTATACGGCCACGGCGAAAAAGGTGAAATCTACGCATGTGTATGATGAACAGCAAAATAACGGCGAATTAGGGGAGCAAGATGACCACTACGATTACCACGAAAATAATGTTGATGTGTTAAACAACTTTAGTGGCAACGGCGTAAACGAAGCGAACACTGAACTCGCCGAAATTTCAGATCCGATATTAGACCAACTGGCCGAAACTTATCCCACAGAGAGTTTCTCCCTATTGCTTGGACAAAATAATACAGTAGACAAATGTAGCACAGAAACGAGCAGCGAGAGCAAAACTGAAATTGTAATAGTATCGGATGAGCCAAGCACGGCTGGCAAGTTGTTAACAGGAAAGAAAACGGAAACCGTTAATAAACGCGTAATAACGGTACAGCCGAAACAACAACTCCATAATAGCAAAGTAAAAACGCAATTGAAAGAAGCAACCGTTAAGAACGGTGTCATtaagcaacaaccacaacaacaaacttCTTTGACGAAGGCAGTTGCTTTCGCAGAGAGTTGGCAGCAAGTGGTGAAGACCATGCAAAAGGAGGTGTCAGCTAACAGTACTTTAGCAAACATGCAGAAGCAGCCCGATGCCATTGCGCTGGCAGCCAAGAAGTTAGTTGAGGAAATAAAACAAGCTGGTGAAAGGGAAAAACTAAGCATACACCAAAAAAGAATTGCTGGCGATTTGACGGGAACTAATCTGAAGGGTAAACAAATACTAAGCACACAAAGTGCATCTACCGTTGCAACAACGCAAGTgccaacaaaaatgtttaataaaccAGCTCCGAATGCTTTCGAAATCACCAGCGTGGAGATAATAAACAGCAAACCACCGATTGTTGTTGGGCGAAACGCAAATTTGGAAGTGATCCCTGCAATTCAGGACGATCCACATCGCGCAAAAATAACAAGCGTCGAAATAATAAACAGCAAACTGTCAACGAATGTAGCTAACGGCAATACAGAGACATTTTCGGAAAGGAGAACACCGCAAATTCTGCAAAATCGaaaagaaattatgcaaatgaTGCATAGACCGTCAGCAGCTAAAGCAACaatcgctacaacaacaactgcatcAAACACAATGCCACTTACAATAACCAAGCCACCATTTAAAACAAGTGCCGGGCACGCGCAACCCGAATCAATGGATGATACAATTGAGGGATTGTTGGCCAAAGCCAAGCATATTTTGAACACAAAGAACACTGCAGCGCTTGCAAACACCAACAATGACGACAATGATTTGCTGAAGTCTGCTGAACCAGAATTACATTTTGCGCCAATATCAACCACACAGCATGCAGAAGACGACGATGCGGTGCCCTACTGTGTTCTCAAATGCGCCAATTTTCGCAAAATCTACAAATTTCCCTCACCCGAAGCGCAAACTTTCCAGCGTCATTTTTGGTTTATACAACTCGGTTTGGATATAGCGACCGATTGGCGCAAAACCCTTTTCATTTGCGACAAACACTTCGATGACACTATGTTGTTGCCACCAGACAATACGCTCAATGAATACGCTTATCCATGCCAGTCGCTCTTGCGGGAACTCAATAAACCGACCGCAACTGTTGGCACCCAAACATGCGATGATGCCGAGGAGTATAGACAAAAGTTGTTCGATCAAATAGCGGAATTGAAGCAGATGTTGTTCCAACAAAAAATGGAAGTGAAACGCGTTAAGGTTTTGATAAGCCTCAAGCAAGAGGCGTCGCGATTGGTAGCCGAAATTGAGGAGGCAGAAAATGCGCCGAAACTGTTAACTATTTATAATAAAGAGTGa